The Oleiphilus messinensis DNA segment AAACGGAAAACCCGGGCGAAGCCGGCATGATCGTCAATCTTTCTAACATCACGCAGTTCAAGGAAGAGCAACGCAGACGGAATGAAACCATCGATTTCCTGTCCCACGATGTGCGCTCACCACTGGTATCGCAACTTGCACTGCTGGACAATATCGAATCCGGTATTACCGCTGTAAGCGATGAAACCTTTGGCCAGATACGATCCCACGCAATCCGGAGCCTCAACCTTGCCGATCAATTTTTGCAAATTGCCCGAGCAGAACAAGTCGAATCCGACAGTTTTTATGACTGTAACTTGATCGACATTTTACTCAACGCAACGGATTCTTGCATGGCAAAAGCACGTCAAAAGGACATTCACATCGATTTTGACCCTGATATGGATGACTGCTGGGTGAAGGGAAATCCGGAATTGCTTGAACGCCTTTTCATCAATTTGATAGGCAATGCCTTGAAGTACAGCCCGGCGACAACAACTGTGAGTGTCGAGATAACTGAAAATCAGGAAGGCACTCACCAACAATCGGATTTATGGCACGTGACAATTTCTGATCAGGGTATCGGTATCGACCCGGATGAGATTGACGGCATTTTTGATCGCTTCAAGCGACAAAAAAAGAGCGAAACGCAAGGTGAAAAAGGTGCCGGCCTGGGATTAAGATTTGTCAAAGTCGTGGTCGAGAAACATCAAGGCACCATCAATGTGGCAAGCACACCCAAGCTGGGCAGCACTTTCTGTGTCTCCCTGCCCAAACTCGACTATATCGAACCCGCATAGTACACCACCTCCCCCCCCATATGGGGGATACAAAGTTCGCATTGTAACTTTATAATTCACTTATGCGTTCTATTTCGAACACCCAACCATTCGTTGCTTTCGATTTATTTCATTAGTGAAACTATCGTAAGCAACTGCCGAATGCTTGGGGAGTGGTCACTACACTCTTTGTTGCTCGTAGTTAGTAACCACTCGCCTTGCACGACTACTCAATCTGATTGAGTAGTGCACTGTGTATTGGCTTACGTTCACTTGCCCTGTAAGCCAGTCATCACCCTTTTACAGCCGACAATTTGTCGGCTGTTTTTTTATGACTGTTTTTTGATCAGGCACTATACTTAGGATGGTTGTATCCCGGAGGTAGCCTGCAGTGAAATCACTTTCAGTCTCAACCCAGATCCCTGATCCTTATCGAGCGGGCTTGGAGCTTGGTTATGCTCTCAAACCCATCAAGCCTGAAGTTGTCTTTCTCTTCTGTACCATTCACTATACGGAAAACAATGAAATCCTAACCGGAATTCTGGATGCATTGGAACAGGAAGATACGATCATTTTCGGCAACAGCGGTGACGGTTTTTATGAAACCAAGGGAGCCTCCGAATTAGGCGCAGCCACACTGGGAATCAACTCTGAAGGCAAAGTAGCATGGCACATCACCTCGGCCAATGGCCTCGAAACAGAACCAGAAAACTGTACGACCACTGCCATCAGTAATCTGAAAGCAAAATTTAACAACACAGAACCTGACCTGTGCTGGATTGCCGCTGATTTTCGAACCGATGCCAGTCGAATCGAAGCGACCTTACAAACTGCGCTTAAGGCTCCGGTTGTGGGTGGCATGGCGGCAGATGACAATCGAATGTCGGACTGTGCCTTGTTCAAAAATGATGAAATACTGCGGAACGCCGTAGTGCTTCTTGGTGCCCAAGGTGATTTTTCCTACGACATTATTATTGCCAATACACTCTCCGGTGTGGGCCAACCCGGAACAATCAACTCTGCTCACGGGACGCATATCAATACGATAGACAACATCGATGCGATGTCGTTCATTGAACGGGAAACCGGCAAGCCAGTACTGCAAAGTGATCGTGGCGTCACCTCACTCACAGTTATCGATGAAGACCAACCGGAGATAAAACGCATACGCTCAATAGTCCCTGACTTGTCTGCTGCAGAGGGCAGTCTAGGCCTGTATGGCGGCATAGAAACCGGAAAAAGAGTGCAAGTGTGCCTCGCAACGCCCGAGCAGATGCTGAACGAAGTACGCCAAAAGTGCCTGGCGTCCAGCACGCATGCCCTTGACCCCAAAGCGGGCATCATCATCAGTTGTGCGGGCCGAAAGTGGCTTTTGGGGGAACAGATACAAGACGAAATCAAACCGGTAAACGAAAAATTTGGTGCCGGGTTTCCGATCGCGGGCTTCCCCTCCTTTGGCGAAATTGGACCGATAAAAACAGGCTCAGGTTATTCTCGCCCTCTCTTCCACAATATGACCTACGTATTGGTATTAATCGGATAGGCCCGGAGTAAACAATGCCTGCCCGATTTTTGAGTACACTATCTCCGACGCCCGAAGGCTTTATCCCGTGTCAGCCACAGAAAAAAGATCTACTGACCGGGGTTGTCCTGATTTTAACCCAGGATACAGAGCGTCTAATCCAATCTGTTGAGAGAGGTGAAGAGCGTATCGCGGGGGTTTTTGTGAGTCCCGGAGACCGTTTCACCACAACGAAGCGGGGTGCGATGTTATGGCTCGCGACCGTACCCTCTGGCTGGATTTCCGATCTGCAAAACATTTTTTTACCGTTTTCATAAACCTGCTTAAACCTACTCAAGGTTTAAACGAGCCTATCCCTACAGCGCAGGGTGCGCGGAAAGCAGGGTTACGCTTTCCTGAATCAAGTCGGGACTCATGCCCGGTCTACCATCAAGGCGAGCCTCGACGGAGTAACTAACCCGATTCACACGACGAAAGTGACGCCAACCGCTCAGAAAATCTAATGATTTTTCGAGTGGTTGGTACCAACGCTGAAGTTTGTTGTAATACTGATAATCCCCGAGCGCCATCCTTACAGGCGGATGCTCGGTCTTAACGGTACCCTTCGCGTTAATACCAATGAGTTGTTTTGGCGGCTTTTCTTTAAAGCCATAATGCCGACGACCAATCACTAACGCGGCCGCGTGGTGATCTGAAAAACCGTGTCGATCGCGATACTTCATCCGCCCCAATAATGAGGTATAAGCCGGATTGACGTGATATAGGCGTATGCCGCGTTTAATGCTTTGCGTTTCAATCAAGTCCTTGATCTTGCCGTAAGCAAAGGCATTCAACATGCGGGCATACTGAGGATGATCCTGCTTTTGGTATTGCCGTTTCTTTTGCTGAAAATCCAGCTTTTCGATCACCACCGCTTTACCTTGCTGTGCGGCAAAGTCCATCAGGTCTCGTACGGCATCCCCAATAATAGCCGCTCGTTGAGCATCATTCTTATAGTGCAAAGGTAAGTCAAACGTTCGGTGTTGCAGTGGGTTACCGTTCCGATCCAGCTCGACGACCGCTAAGTGATCCGGGTTGACATCCACACCAATGACACCTTGATCAGCATCGATCCACTCTGCTTGCGCTGTTGGTCCTGCCACTTCCACGCTAACGAGTAACCGCCAACCTTTTTTGTCTCGCTTAAATCGAAAACTCAGGGGTTGCCCTTTGATTGATTTATCGAGTTTTTTAACCTGATTCTGCCAGACGGCTTGGGCAATAGCCGCCTTACCATGCTTGAATTTCAGGCAATCAATGTTAATGGTCGTGCCGAACGTAGCGCGTAATTGATGGGGTACCAGGAGTTTTAGCTGGTAAGCATCATCTTGCTCACTGGGCGATAGCTGGGCATTTTGACAGCCCCAGGATTCATCATGAGAACCCACTAATAGAAATTCACGGTGTCGCGCTTCGTGCCAGCGACATTGCCAATCCCTGATCCCTTCATTGGATTTTAGTGTTTGTCGCTCTTTCAGCAGCTTTCGACCGCCGAAACAAATGGGGGTTTTATTTTCCTGTTTTTCGGCCACCAAGGCGGCCTGCTTTTGCTGCCAACGATGCAGTTTCACTTGCTTCTGTCGCAGCCTGTTGCGAAGTTGTTTTGCCTGTTGCGGGCAGCCT contains these protein-coding regions:
- a CDS encoding FIST signal transduction protein, with the protein product MKSLSVSTQIPDPYRAGLELGYALKPIKPEVVFLFCTIHYTENNEILTGILDALEQEDTIIFGNSGDGFYETKGASELGAATLGINSEGKVAWHITSANGLETEPENCTTTAISNLKAKFNNTEPDLCWIAADFRTDASRIEATLQTALKAPVVGGMAADDNRMSDCALFKNDEILRNAVVLLGAQGDFSYDIIIANTLSGVGQPGTINSAHGTHINTIDNIDAMSFIERETGKPVLQSDRGVTSLTVIDEDQPEIKRIRSIVPDLSAAEGSLGLYGGIETGKRVQVCLATPEQMLNEVRQKCLASSTHALDPKAGIIISCAGRKWLLGEQIQDEIKPVNEKFGAGFPIAGFPSFGEIGPIKTGSGYSRPLFHNMTYVLVLIG
- a CDS encoding IS200/IS605 family accessory protein TnpB-related protein, which translates into the protein MDTPTKTLTFETRLDLIYEQDAALCHYAELWNQVKFRWFANLQKPKAQQLNRTQFMHEMGMPFSYRVFQGVRQSIKGLIQSYQTNRNNRLVTLDVKIKQLEKTLNKLKQRCDHVAEKGCPQQAKQLRNRLRQKQVKLHRWQQKQAALVAEKQENKTPICFGGRKLLKERQTLKSNEGIRDWQCRWHEARHREFLLVGSHDESWGCQNAQLSPSEQDDAYQLKLLVPHQLRATFGTTINIDCLKFKHGKAAIAQAVWQNQVKKLDKSIKGQPLSFRFKRDKKGWRLLVSVEVAGPTAQAEWIDADQGVIGVDVNPDHLAVVELDRNGNPLQHRTFDLPLHYKNDAQRAAIIGDAVRDLMDFAAQQGKAVVIEKLDFQQKKRQYQKQDHPQYARMLNAFAYGKIKDLIETQSIKRGIRLYHVNPAYTSLLGRMKYRDRHGFSDHHAAALVIGRRHYGFKEKPPKQLIGINAKGTVKTEHPPVRMALGDYQYYNKLQRWYQPLEKSLDFLSGWRHFRRVNRVSYSVEARLDGRPGMSPDLIQESVTLLSAHPAL